From a single Phacochoerus africanus isolate WHEZ1 chromosome 11, ROS_Pafr_v1, whole genome shotgun sequence genomic region:
- the TMEM81 gene encoding transmembrane protein 81: protein MKTLATSFNLGSLVLAFHLPLVVTSPKTLAIPKKLQEAVGKVVVNATTCTVTCGLGYKEETICEVGPDGVRRKCESQRLECLTNWICGMLHFTILIGKEFKLSCLSSDILEIGQEAFRFTWRLARGIISTDDEVFKPFRASSHFIKFRSAQEYDSGTYRCDVQLLKNLRLVKRLYFGLRVLPPNLVNLDFHQSLTEEQKLANEGLEVKMDNSSRPQRPPWKGKVARAVGMGIAGGMAGGVLVSIALCRGLRVIHSSASLQPLQALPPKGWLLRKPN from the coding sequence ATGAAGACTTTGGCCACTAGTTTCAACCTTGGGAGCCTGGTGTTGGCCTTCCATCTACCTTTGGTGGTGACTTCACCGAAAACACTGGCCATCCCTAAGAAACTGCAAGAAGCTGTGGGGAAAGTCGTCGTCAATGCCACAACCTGTACTGTCACCTGCGGCCTTGGCTATAAGGAGGAGACCATCTGTGAGGTGGGCCCCGATGGAGTGAGAAGGAAGTGTGAGTCTCAGCGATTGGAATGTCTGACCAACTGGATCTGTGGAATGCTCCATTTCACCATTCTCATTGGGAAGGAATTCAAGCTGAGCTGCCTGAGTTCCGACATCCTGGAGATTGGGCAGGAAGCTTTCCGATTCACCTGGAGACTTGCCCGGGGTATCATCTCAACTGACGATGAAGTCTTCAAACCCTTCCGAGCCAGTTCCCACTTTATAAAGTTTCGTTCCGCCCAGGAGTATGATTCTGGGACCTACCGGTGTGACGTCCAGCTGTTAAAAAACTTGAGGCTTGTCAAGAGGCTCTATTTTGGGCTGAGGGTCCTTCCTCCTAACTTGGTGAACCTGGATTTCCATCAGTCCCTCACTGAGGAACAGAAGTTAGCCAATGAGGGCCTGGAAGTGAAAATGGACAACTCTTCCAGGCCCCAGCGCCCACCATGGAAAGGGAAGGTGGCTAGAGCCGTGGGCATGGGGATTGCTGGTGGCATGGCTGGCGGTGTGTTGGTGAGCATCGCCCTGTGCCGTGGGCTGAGGGtgatccacagcagtgccagcctTCAGCCCTTACAAGCCTTGCCGCCGAAGGGCTGGCTGCTCAGAAAGCCAAACTAG